A region from the Drosophila ananassae strain 14024-0371.13 chromosome 2L, ASM1763931v2, whole genome shotgun sequence genome encodes:
- the LOC6501026 gene encoding uncharacterized protein LOC6501026 isoform X11, whose protein sequence is MILRKYYDGEDILGLKVNGGQPLGGGIGGGGGGGGIGGPCGAIVEKVKRGSVADLEGRIRPGDEIIEWNGRSLHNKSADEVYDIIDESRLDAQVELIVSRPIGNSGGSGGSSSNVSPSSACSASASGISGISGGSASSNAPRRSSANFPHSGLASSMAGSAVVSSGGRYLQRKAPAVEAIEIHRDKPSVLITSPGSPDIHTGVPGSGAGGGLRQRGVVAHQTQRLGPSHSSHSHSSSGSGSGSSTSSAHTAPSNLTNLASATGSASGGLHGATTAGHHHHHCHPHSHQHPLQHQGLPAAHLHGHGVGGGVAMGGGSGTTTQPVPIEGRLQLKLGYDQNTLQLIVTLVCATGLSLRQSGAGRNPYAKVFLLPDRSHKSKRRTKTVGTTCEPRWGQTFIYSGLRRCDLNGRLLEVTLWDYVRYGANDFIGEVVIDLAHHILDDEAEWYQLQPHQDTSYLLRDEGSDVDGLILTPTDHLSPPSTMSRLSDSDTTSDCDIDGMTPGASISSMGSSASPPPLLELDLNERRSRRDMSPQGRKRVAGMVARDYRTVSGIGQSYHNQASASGYYRRGGGNGVGSAIGPGGMSLSQRSHSAAPSDSYHSGGGGSGVPSSGVGYGYRSTSPRRGSLSPPDDRYIDYPVLPVHGSPNAPSGYQGPGGASSASAATQQQRFQSRSATATPTGSPKKRQLPQVPQTSRSAMLRDRLGQDFDERLASGGRFGRHRTRQPHHQATYRSTGMGGWERHYTGLSDSDLHSMDTRMRPRHSLSPDKDFMGEFGDSDMESVVSVTSSAFSTQSERPRTSRGLSFPRNWRNLFGARNNFLSGSGGEPITGLRLHHSEPGRANTIEVDDCDYLPAGGAQQLVLLEQLEQLQHLAALAAADSPPISARVGMGIAPHQVLVTDANSGQLVEQFFVEPGTVAEEALMPLEPLDPLDPHAHLHPHSAFYSPHVPTTMTPFDIFPPRRSNGLKPNVQATSAAYPLQPQPQPLPLPLLPSFEQFKRITSPITNLFRSSSPAGGHAHAHAHDHATTSPSSLVGYVRDHLDKSCSHCQNGSQPVVLSTHHTLQLIGACPDPCCLADAHPHPQHQPMGYPYVGEHQPPSSDPAMCGECVDQHFLGGLTGPQLNLGVVPTYHVHTPTPNAHRRARGQMNTPAPPPTQSVLRLSRQLSEDALVAAVPISEAKAQPTSILKKPKLERRRLFHEGQSRSLDYDDLHTKSWGRRRIRYEDEVAPTDDYPYPHPSAYAHSPTSAMSRRYGSETNIRQSYMGANVDASNPLSHSHFLVTDDKIVTITYDSDVGWTRRGVAPSLFRGPHRQRGLTDARHHMSLDLQRTNQQKLYGPAAPYLKRRRNLPHPPSAQNAHNFSPMEGGADQLNAAVAGVDQMGNGGMGSGGGAHNTYSNTATTHNSNHQNSLASSVSNQQSARQKGKEGGSMIGASEQLTKSSSGSGGATSAAAAGHHVVGGTNANNASSSSFANPQPPQQQQQQLHHGSPNNNNKRVLSSTTTTNTPQQSHTDANNLTLDATQQQQQQQQPQLQNQQQQPTPNTCTNLITNTTTTLSTTTPSSNATNAATTTTTTTATTNATTTATNPTTTTTTNNTNEPNATTNTNADADADADADAPLDAIDWDAIDAMLDDDFSEYDKDKNGADEAGGSKSAEGAGAEGEEKVDGSLSDTATDRKKGGAIDQERSPKGGSGMGKKSNSTSQLSATGRKRRMGFGKKGKNSFTVHRSEEVLPGDITRELRSSGGASVGGASGAGGGGLSRGSSSEADAIEQFFGDGAGGERFSPSLRNDGALNEFVDGLGPGQLVGRQVLGAPSLGDIQLSMCHQKGFLEVEVIRARGLQQKASSKMLPAPYVKVYLVSGKRCVDKMKTSTARRTLDPLYQQQLVFKQSYTGCILQVTVWGDYGRIEKKVFMGVAQIMLDDLNLSNIVIGWYKLFGTTSLVSCPTNIGLGSRRSSIASLDSLKL, encoded by the exons ATGATATTGCGTAAATACTATGACGGGGAGGATATATTAGGCTTAAAGGTCAACGGCGGTCAGCCCCTCGGAGGGGGCATCggtggcggaggaggaggaggaggaattggaggTCCATGCGGGGCCATTGTGGAGAAGGTGAAACGCGGATCGGTGGCCGATCTCGAGGGCCGGATTCGACCAG GCGACGAGATAATCGAGTGGAATGGCCGCAGCCTGCACAACAAAAGTGCCGACGAGGTGTACGACATCATCGACGAGAGCCGCCTGGACGCCCAGGTGGAATTGATCGTGAGCCGGCCGATAGGGAACAgcggtggcagtggcggcagtAGCAGCAACGTCAGTCCAAGCAGTGCCTGTTCCGCTTCCGCGTCCGGTATATCCGGCATTTCCGGCGGCTCCGCCAGCAGCAACGCCCCGCGTCGCTCCTCGGCCAACTTTCCGCACAGCGGACTGGCCAGCAGCATGGCCGGAAGTGCGGTGGTCAGCAGTGGCGGCAGATATCTCCAGCGCAAAG CTCCTGCGGTTGAGGCTATCGAAATCCATCGGGATAAGCCAAGTGTGCTGATCACCTCGCCCGGTTCGCCGGACATCCATACCGGTGTTCCAGGATCAGGAGCTGGCGGAGGACTGCGGCAACGTGGCGTCGTCGCGCATCAAACGCAACGCCTGGGACCAAGTCACAGCAGCCATAGCCACAGCAGCAGCGGgagtggcagcggcagcagtacCAGCAGCGCCCACACCGCCCCCTCCAACCTCACCAACCTCGCATCCGCCACCGGCTCCGCCTCGGGCGGTCTGCACGGCGCAACGACGGCGGGCCATCATCACCACCATTGCCATCCGCATTCGCATCAGCACCCGTTACAGCATCAGGGACTGCCCGCCGCCCACCTGCACGGTCACGGGGTGGGCGGGGGCGTGGCCATGGGAGGCGGTTCAGGTACCACCACCCAACCTGTGCCGATTGAAGGTCGGTTGCAGCTGAAGCTTGGCTACGACCAGAACACGTTGCAGCTGATCGTGACCCTGGTCTGCGCCACCGGCCTCTCCCTTCGCCAGAGCGGAGCGGGCCGCAACCCCTACGCAAAA GTGTTCCTTCTGCCCGATCGTAGCCACAAATCGAAGCGGCGAACAAAAACGGTGGGCACCACCTGTGAGCCCCGCTGGGGCCAGACCTTCATTTACTCGGGGCTGAGACGGTGCGACCTCaatggccggctgctggag GTGACGCTGTGGGATTATGTTCGCTACGGGGCAAATGACTTCATCGGCGAGGTGGTAATCGATCTAGCGCACCACATACTGGACGATGAGGCGGAGTGGTACCAGCTGCAGCCTCATCAGGATACCTCCTACCTC TTACGTGACGAGGGCAGCGATGTGGACGGCCTGATACTGACACCGACAGATCATTTATCACCGCCGAGCACCATGTCGCGTTTGAGCGACTCGGACACAACGTCCGACTGTGACATCGATGGAATGACCCCGGGGGCCAGCATCTCGTCGATGGGCAGCTCAGCGAGTCCACCACCCCTGCTTGAG CTCGATCTAAACGAGCGTCGCTCCAGACGCGACATGTCTCCCCAGGGCCGCAAACGCGTGGCCGGGATGGTGGCCCGCGACTACCGCACTGTATCTGGCATCGGACAAAGTTACCACAATCAG GCATCTGCCAGCGGCTACTATCGTCGCGGAGGTGGTAATGGTGTTGGTTCTGCCATCGGTCCCGGTGGCATGAGCCTTAGCCAACGCAGCCACTCAGCGGCACCCAGTGACAGCTACCACAGTGGTGGAGGAGGCAGCGGCGTGCCATCTAGCGGAGTGGGCTACGGATATCGGAGTACCAGTCCGCGGCGCGGATCTCTTTCGCCTCCCGACGATCGCTACATAGACTATCCAGTGCTTCCAGTTCACGGCTCACCCAACGCTCCATCGGGATACCAGGGGCCGGGTGGCGCATCCTCAGCGTCGGCTGCTACGCAGCAGCAGCGGTTCCAGTCGCGATCGGCTACAGCCACGCCCACAGGCTCACCCAAAAAAAGGCAACTGCCGCAG gTGCCCCAGACATCTCGCAGCGCCATGTTGAGAGACCGACTCGGTCAGGACTTCGACGAGCGACTGGCATCGGGCGGCCGCTTTGGGCGGCATCGCACAAGGCAGCCCCACCACCAGGCCACCTACCGCAGCACTGGGATGGGCGGCTGGGAGCGGCACTATACGGGCCTTTCCGACAGCGACTTGCACTCGATGGACACCAGGATGCGACCACGACACTCCCTGTCCCCGGACAAGGACTTCATGGGCGAGTTCGGCGACTCTGACATGGAGTCGGTGGTCAGTGTGACCTCCAGCGCCTTCTCCACGCAGTCGGAGCGTCCGCGAACCTCGCGCGGCCTCAG CTTCCCTCGCAACTGGCGCAATCTCTTTGGCGCCCGCAACAATTTCCTCAGCGGATCCGGAGGGGAGCCAATCACCGGACTGCGGCTGCACCACTCGGAGCCGGGCAGGGCCAACACCATTGAGGTGGATGATTGCGATTACCTGCCCGCCGGCGGAGCCCAGCAACTGGTTCTTCTCGAGCAGCTGGAGCAGCTGCAGCATCTGGCCGCTCTAGCGGCTGCCGACTCGCCGCCAATCTCCGCCAGAGTTGGAATGGGCATTGCCCCGCACCAAGTACTGGTGACGGATGCCAATAGTGGCCAACTGGTGGAGCAGTTCTTCGTGGAGCCAGGCACCGTGGCCGAGGAGGCCCTAATGCCGCTGGAGCCACTGGACCCACTCGATCCCCATGCGCATCTGCATCCACATTCCGCCTTCTACTCGCCCCATGTGCCCACCACCATGACCCCATTCGACATTTTTCCACCAAGACGCTCGAACGGACTGAAACCAAACGTACAAGCCACCTCCGCCGCCTATCCGCTGCAACCGCAACCACaaccgctgccgctgccgctgctacCGAGCTTTGAGCAATTCAAGCGCATTACCTCGCCCATCACCAATCTCTTCCGCAGCTCTTCGCCAGCGGGCGGCCACGCTCACGCCCATGCCCACGACCATGCAACGACTTCACCCAGTTCTCTAGTGGGCTATGTGAGGGATCACCTGGACAAAAGCTGCAGCCACTGCCAGAACGGAAGTCAGCCGGTGGTACTGTCCACGCACCATACCCTGCAGCTAATCGGTGCTTGCCCGGATCCCTGCTGTCTGGCGGACGCGCACCCCCATCCCCAGCACCAGCCCATGGGGTATCCCTACGTTGGCGAACATCAGCCACCGTCCTCTGATCCGGCCATGTGTGGGGAGTGTGTCGATCAGCACTTTCTCGGTGGCTTGACTGGGCCGCAACTGAATCTCGGTGTGGTGCCCACCTATCACGTGCACACACCAACGCCGAACGCTCATCGAAGGGCCAGGGGGCAGATGAACACACCGGCGCCGCCACCGACTCAGTCGGTCTTGCGACTATCTCGGCAGCTAAGCGAAGACGCCTTGGTAGCAGCCGTACCCATTTCGGAGGCGAAAGCCCAACCAACGTCGATTCTCAAGAAACCGAAGCTGGAGCGGCGAAGACTCTTCCATGAGGGGCAGTCGCGATCTCTGGACTACGATGACCTGCACACAAAGAGCTGGGGCAGGCGTCGCATTCGCTACGAGGACGAGGTGGCGCCCACAGATGATTACCCCTATCCGCATCCAAGCGCCTATGCCCACTCGCCTACCTCGGCCATGTCCCGAAGATACGGCTCGGAGACAAACATACGGCAGTCGTACATGGGAGCCAATGTAGATGCCAGCAATCCGTTGAGTCACTCGCACTTCCTGGTCACGGACGACAAGATAGTGACCATAACCTACGACTCTGATGTTGGTTGGACGCGTCGTGGTGTGGCGCCTTCGCTTTTTCGAGGGCCGCACCGCCAACGAGGCCTGACCGATGCCAGGCACCACATGTCCCTAGATCTGCAACGGACCAACCAGCAGAAACTGTACGGGCCGGCGGCTCCGTATTTGAAACGAAGGCGGAACCTGCCACATCCACCTAGTGCCCAAAACGCGCACAACTTTTCGCCAATGGAGGGGGGAGCGGATCAACTGAATGCGGCTGTGGCGGGAGTGGATCAAATGGGCAACGGCGGAATGGGTAGCGGTGGTGGTGCACACAACACATATAGCAATACCGCCACCACACACAATAGCAACCACCAGAATAGCCTAGCGAGTAGTGTTAGCAATCAGCAATCAGCTAGGCAAAAAGGGAAAGAAGGCGGATCGATGATCGGAGCATCGGAGCAGCTGACGAAATCTAGTAGTGGGAGCGGTGGTGCAAcatctgctgccgctgctgggCATCATGTCGTCGGTGGTACTAATGCTAATAATGCTTCTTCTTCCTCTTTTGCAAATCCCCAaccaccacaacaacaacaacaacaactacatcATGGATCAcccaataataacaacaaacgTGTCCTTTCATCAACGACAACAACAAATACACCACAACAATCACACACTGACGCCAATAACCTGACGCTTGACGccacacaacaacaacaacaacaacaacaaccacaacttcaaaaccaacaacaacaaccaacgCCAAATACATGCACAAATCTCATaacaaacacaacaacaacattatCAACAACCACACCATCGTCGAATGCAACGAATGCGGcgacaacgacaacaacaacaactgcaacaacaaatgCTACAACAACTGCCACAAATccaacgacaacaacaacaaccaatAACACTAACGAACCAAACGCAACAACCAACACGAATGCCGACGCGGATGcggatgctgatgctgatgcacCGCTGGACGCAATCGACTGGGATGCAATCGATGCGATGCTGGACGATGACTTCAGCGAGTACGACAAGGACAAGAACGGCGCCGACGAAGCGGGCGGCTCCAAATCAGCAGAAGGAGCTGGTGCCGAAGGCGAAGAGAAAGTCG ATGGAAGCCTCTCGGATACCGCAACGGACAGAAAGAAAGGCGGCGCCATTGACCAGGAGCGGTCGCCCAAGGGCGGCAGCGGCATGGGCAAGAAATCCAACTCCACCTCGCAGCTTTCGGCAACAG GTCGTAAAAGACGTATGGGCTTTGGAAAGAAGGGTAAGAACTCATTCACGGTGCACCGCAGCGAAGAAGTGCTGCCCGGGGATATCACGCGAGAGCTGCGAAGCAGCGGCGGCGCAAGCGTCGGCGGTGCCAGTGGAGCCGGTGGTGGCGGCCTGTCCCGCGGTTCGTCCTCGGAGGCGGACGCCATCGAGCAGTTTTTCGGCGATGGTGCCGGCGGGGAAAG
- the LOC6499542 gene encoding uncharacterized protein LOC6499542, translated as MDETLNLGISDIQNRLNAFADSEEDGPVEGGGQVTTGNVHEGRGGRGRWRDTRVLFFFSQLFDLMWGSVFLTTYVERGRNEYFAGFSNVNLFTTFLGDRHSSQYLWIHLSLVFRASTFAVSAVDSLE; from the coding sequence ATGGACGAAACTCTAAATCTGGGTATCAGCGACATTCAAAACCGCCTTAATGCCTTTGCGGACAGCGAGGAAGATGGCCCAGTTGAAGGCGGAGGCCAAGTCACAACCGGAAACGTACATGAAGGCAGAGGTGGACGTGGAAGATGGAGGGATACCAGAgtacttttcttttttagcCAGCTGTTCGACCTGATGTGGGGAAGCGTCTTTCTAACCACCTACGTGGAGCGTGGAAGGAATGAGTACTTTGCTGGATTTAGCAATGTGAACCTTTTCACAACGTTCCTAGGTGATCGGCACTCAAGTCAGTACCTATGGATCCACCTGTCGCTCGTTTTCCGCGCTTCGACCTTCGCGGTTTCCGCGGTGGACTCGCttgaataa